One part of the Denticeps clupeoides chromosome 8, fDenClu1.1, whole genome shotgun sequence genome encodes these proteins:
- the kndc1 gene encoding kinase non-catalytic C-lobe domain-containing protein 1 isoform X4 — protein sequence MWAGERSRTRISGRNRMGTSRADAAAHGLEDEGEEEEFYGSEHLPPLLEDEENVSLADILSLRDSCLSEEEVLAVCVECVRSLHGIALSPLFHTLCITPDTLAFNAHGNVCFMEQLSDDPEGSFVPPEFDKTGSTLEGHIYSLGCTLSAALDFVIDPELEVDLGAETKRLLEQMQLECPEDRPHPQDIIALEDLRLTGGSLTICRKLSSIGRRVLSIESIAAFQDRWDTSWEDQWQPQVKASQLFGQYHSVSIETPSHSLDGYTNDWHPLLGRKQEEEELSLGKKCWTRASPWTELLENGLGTRDEEEEDVGFQGDSRSQNSSPAHHRSQDRQRVRARGFLNRSCSVPEYNNPPVALSPPPHPDISSHVDDLTEIGAEENPVTLPPCIWGKSFQRGSTLTNHSDQPCSETPSHTKASISETKGDVPKDNSAPETLMFSPNIESHHKMYSSNNHMTKSMMCLNEETQDEWISLKELLSHYNRSLTIKELWALCYICLTSLQTYTDFPAYLCLDSVFIGCEGDVLFLKPKNTGTCDSFYLAPEYLEHGIVTEKGCVYGVAAILWAAAKFNLSPNQKLAMPRKLKRLLLEMAKRTPIERPSIVMAKKSCRDYLSRQGTSVEAVWSQFIKRVRKPCFDRNGEKSSVSDDGGNLNEDVKALHP from the exons ATGTGGGCCGGGGAACGTTCCAGAACCCGCATCTCTGGAAGGAACCGAATGGGGACGTCTCGGGCAGACGCGGCCGCCCATGGGCTGGAGGACgagggtgaggaagaggagtttTACGGGTCCGAGCATCTGCCGCCGCTCCTCGAGGACGAG gagAACGTGTCGCTGGCAGACATCCTCTCCCTGCGTGACAGCTGCCTGTCGGAGGAGGAAGTGTTGGcggtgtgtgtggagtgtgtgcgCTCACTGCACGGCATCGCACTGTCCCCGCTCTTTCACACCCTCTGCATTACGCCCGACACCCTGGCCTTCAACGCCCACGGCAACGTGTGCTTCATGGAGCAGCTGAGCG ATGATCCAGAGGGTTCGTTTGTGCCCCCCGAGTTTGACAAGACGGGTAGCACATTGGAA GGTCATATTTACTCTCTGGGCTGCACCTTGTCTGCTGCGCTGGACTTTGTCATTGATCCCGAGCTGGAGGTGGACCTGGGGGCGGAGACTAAAAGGTTGCTGGAGCAGATGCAGCTGGAATGCCCAGAGGACAGACCACACCCACAG GACATTATAGCCTTAGAAGACCTCAGGCTCACAGGTGGCTCTCTGACCATTTGTCGAAAACTCTCATCCATCGGAAGACGGGTGCTGTCCATTGAGTCGATTGCAGCATTTCAAG ACAGATGGGACACCTCCTGGGAAGATCAGTGGCAGCCACAGGTCAAGGCCTCTCAGCTGTTTGGTCAATACCATTCAGTTAGCATAGAGACTCCATCTCATAGCCTGGATGGATACACCAACGACTGGCATCCATTGCTAGGAAGGaagcaggaggaagaagaaCTAAGTCTGGGGAAAAAGTGCTGGACTAGGGCTTCTCCCTGGACAGAACTTTTGGAGAATGGACTGGGGACcagagatgaggaggaggaagatgttGGGTTTCAGGGGGACAGCAGGTCTCAGAACAGCTCACCGGCTCATCACAGGAGCCAAGACAGGCAACGAGTAAGGGCTCGAGGGTTCCTCAACCGTTCCTGCTCGGTTCCAGAATACAACAATCCACCTGTGGCCCTGTCGCCACCCCCTCACCCTGACATCAGCTCCCACGTGGATGACCTTACGGAAATCGGAGCAGAGGAAAACCCGGTGACCCTCCCACCATGCATCTGGGGCAAGTCTTTCCAGCGAGGTTCCACACTGACCAATCACTCAGATCAGCCTTGTTCTGAGACACCCAGCCACACAAAGGCTTCCATTTCTGAAACAAAAGGAGACGTCCCCAAGGACAATAGTGCTCCAGAAACTCTGATGTTTTCCCCCAACATAGAGAGCCACCACAAAATGTACAGTTCCAATAATCACATGACCAAAAGTATGATGTGCCTCAATGAAGAAACTCAGGATGAG TGGATCTCACTAAAGGAACTGCTGTCACACTACAACCGATCTCTGACCATCAAAGAGCTGTGGGCTTTATGCTACATCTGCCTCACCTCGCTGCAGACCTACACTGATTTTCCGG cGTATCTGTGTCTGGACTCGGTGTTCATAGGCTGTGAAGGCGATGTTCTGTTCCTGAAGCCTAAAAACACAG gaACTTGTGATTCTTTTTATCTTGCTCCTGAGTATCTGGAGCATGGTATTGTAACAGAAAAG GGCTGTGTTTATGGGGTGGCTGCTATACTCTGGGCGGCAGCCAAGTTCAACTTGTCTCCTAATCAAAAGCTGGCCATGCCCAGGAAGCTGAAGAGGCTTCTGCTAGAAATGGCCAAAAGGACTCCCATTGAAAGGCCGTCGATTGTCATGGCAAAGaag AGTTGCCGAGACTACTTGTCCCGTCAGGGAACTTCAGTCGAGGCTGTCTGGTCGCAGTTCATCAAAAGAGTCCGCAAG CCTTGCTTTGACCGGAATGGAGAGAAAAGCAGTGTGTCGGACGATGGAGGAAACCTGAATGAAGATGTCAAG GCTTTACACCCATAG
- the kndc1 gene encoding kinase non-catalytic C-lobe domain-containing protein 1 isoform X5: MWAGERSRTRISGRNRMGTSRADAAAHGLEDEGEEEEFYGSEHLPPLLEDEENVSLADILSLRDSCLSEEEVLAVCVECVRSLHGIALSPLFHTLCITPDTLAFNAHGNVCFMEQLSDDPEGSFVPPEFDKTGSTLEGHIYSLGCTLSAALDFVIDPELEVDLGAETKRLLEQMQLECPEDRPHPQDIIALEDLRLTGGSLTICRKLSSIGRRVLSIESIAAFQDGTPPGKISGSHRSRPLSCLVNTIQLA; the protein is encoded by the exons ATGTGGGCCGGGGAACGTTCCAGAACCCGCATCTCTGGAAGGAACCGAATGGGGACGTCTCGGGCAGACGCGGCCGCCCATGGGCTGGAGGACgagggtgaggaagaggagtttTACGGGTCCGAGCATCTGCCGCCGCTCCTCGAGGACGAG gagAACGTGTCGCTGGCAGACATCCTCTCCCTGCGTGACAGCTGCCTGTCGGAGGAGGAAGTGTTGGcggtgtgtgtggagtgtgtgcgCTCACTGCACGGCATCGCACTGTCCCCGCTCTTTCACACCCTCTGCATTACGCCCGACACCCTGGCCTTCAACGCCCACGGCAACGTGTGCTTCATGGAGCAGCTGAGCG ATGATCCAGAGGGTTCGTTTGTGCCCCCCGAGTTTGACAAGACGGGTAGCACATTGGAA GGTCATATTTACTCTCTGGGCTGCACCTTGTCTGCTGCGCTGGACTTTGTCATTGATCCCGAGCTGGAGGTGGACCTGGGGGCGGAGACTAAAAGGTTGCTGGAGCAGATGCAGCTGGAATGCCCAGAGGACAGACCACACCCACAG GACATTATAGCCTTAGAAGACCTCAGGCTCACAGGTGGCTCTCTGACCATTTGTCGAAAACTCTCATCCATCGGAAGACGGGTGCTGTCCATTGAGTCGATTGCAGCATTTCAAG ATGGGACACCTCCTGGGAAGATCAGTGGCAGCCACAGGTCAAGGCCTCTCAGCTGTTTGGTCAATACCATTCAGTTAGCATAG